A genomic segment from Tissierellales bacterium encodes:
- a CDS encoding YibE/F family protein: protein MKTSRFIIALFCSVVLILSMSPSSLATEEGVIVDSEQDGFVDEIEVGDDYFVDYDIEHARGKVIKIVDEDVEYVEAMGNSKITTQYIKVEIDRGRFKGQSLLVNNIVDETYLYNIIVSEGQDVMVDIEITKDGEFIKGYITEIARDKYIYYLIGAFILVLVGIGGMKGFKTLLTLSFTVFCILKIFLPRVLAGENPIMLSIALSIIVTLVTIFVVSGFNKKSLAAIIGTIGGVLLAGLITLIVGVAGNLTGLGNDEAQMLMVIPQATKFNFQGLLFAGIILGALGAVMDVCMSIASSMTEIRDADPSISYVRLFKSAMNVGKDMMGTMSNTLILAYTGSSMYMMLLFMAHEISWESISNKDLIVSEVLRALAGSIGLILSIPVTALAFIILHKKAEQKKETSDEVGEMSDEASN, encoded by the coding sequence ATGAAAACTAGCAGATTTATAATTGCGCTATTTTGCTCAGTGGTTTTGATTTTGTCAATGTCACCTTCTTCATTAGCAACTGAAGAAGGTGTGATAGTAGACTCAGAGCAAGATGGATTTGTAGATGAAATAGAAGTCGGTGATGACTATTTTGTTGATTATGATATAGAGCATGCTCGGGGCAAGGTCATAAAAATAGTTGATGAAGATGTAGAGTATGTAGAAGCTATGGGAAACTCTAAAATTACTACTCAATATATAAAAGTTGAGATAGATAGAGGAAGATTTAAAGGTCAATCACTACTTGTTAACAATATAGTAGATGAAACATATCTTTACAATATAATTGTCTCAGAAGGACAAGATGTAATGGTTGATATTGAAATTACAAAAGATGGTGAGTTTATAAAGGGATATATAACTGAAATAGCTAGGGATAAGTACATCTATTACCTTATAGGCGCTTTTATTTTGGTACTCGTTGGAATCGGTGGAATGAAGGGTTTTAAGACTCTTTTAACACTTAGTTTTACTGTCTTTTGTATACTTAAGATATTTCTACCAAGAGTATTAGCTGGGGAAAATCCTATAATGTTGTCTATAGCATTATCCATAATAGTGACACTAGTTACTATATTTGTTGTGAGTGGTTTTAATAAGAAATCATTAGCCGCTATAATTGGAACAATAGGAGGAGTTTTATTAGCAGGGCTTATAACATTGATTGTTGGAGTTGCTGGTAATTTGACTGGTCTTGGAAATGACGAAGCTCAAATGTTAATGGTTATACCACAGGCAACTAAGTTTAACTTCCAAGGGCTTTTATTTGCAGGAATTATATTAGGAGCACTTGGAGCTGTTATGGATGTGTGTATGTCAATAGCGTCGTCAATGACAGAGATAAGAGATGCAGACCCGTCAATTTCATATGTAAGATTATTTAAATCAGCAATGAATGTTGGAAAAGATATGATGGGAACTATGTCGAATACATTGATATTGGCTTATACGGGAAGTAGTATGTATATGATGCTATTGTTTATGGCTCATGAGATATCTTGGGAAAGTATTTCAAATAAAGACTTGATAGTATCGGAAGTACTTAGAGCATTAGCGGGAAGTATAGGTCTTATACTTTCAATACCAGTTACTGCACTAGCGTTTATTATTTTGCATAAAAAAGCCGAACAGAAAAAAGAAACATCTGATGAGGTAGGTGAAATGAGTGATGAAGCTTCCAATTAA
- a CDS encoding class I SAM-dependent methyltransferase has protein sequence MYDQFAEVYDRLMEEVPYDKWFDYIESIFEKENLKPKKVLEMACGSGNLTQYFCKKRYDTTAFDLSEDMLLLAREKIGRCPNLKLSHQNMIDFKYRQKFDSIIAVCDSINYIVEEEDLLKTFENVYNHLEEDGIFIFDVNTPYKLEHILGKNKFISEEEDCFLVWENNYEAPICKFILNIFMEVEEGLYERYEEEHLERAYEIEYLKEKLSEAGFGKIDVYEAFEMEFDDSKKIERVNFVVRK, from the coding sequence ATGTACGATCAATTTGCTGAAGTATACGATCGTCTGATGGAAGAAGTACCATATGATAAATGGTTTGACTACATAGAAAGTATATTTGAGAAGGAAAACCTAAAGCCAAAGAAAGTTTTAGAGATGGCTTGTGGGTCGGGAAACTTGACACAGTATTTTTGTAAGAAGCGCTATGATACTACTGCATTTGATTTATCAGAAGATATGCTTTTGCTTGCAAGAGAAAAAATTGGCAGATGCCCAAATTTGAAACTTTCACATCAAAATATGATAGATTTTAAATACAGGCAAAAGTTTGATTCTATAATTGCTGTTTGTGATAGTATAAACTATATAGTTGAAGAAGAAGATCTTTTAAAAACGTTTGAAAATGTTTATAATCATCTTGAAGAGGATGGAATTTTTATATTCGATGTAAATACGCCCTATAAATTAGAGCATATATTAGGCAAAAATAAGTTCATAAGTGAAGAAGAGGATTGCTTTTTAGTTTGGGAAAATAACTATGAAGCACCTATTTGCAAATTTATTTTAAATATATTCATGGAAGTAGAAGAAGGTCTCTATGAGAGATATGAAGAGGAACATCTTGAAAGAGCTTATGAAATAGAATATTTGAAAGAAAAACTTAGTGAAGCTGGGTTTGGTAAAATAGACGTCTATGAAGCTTTTGAAATGGAATTT
- the hpt gene encoding hypoxanthine phosphoribosyltransferase translates to MENKKRKVVFSAEEIQNVVDGLGKKLDQDYAGEKILVVSLLKGSFVFTADLVRAMEVPTQIEFMTTSSYGHGEESSGQVKIVNDLDVDLTDRHVLIVDDIMDSGLTMKVIKEHLESKGPKSVKTCVLLDKPERRVVEIEPDYAGFVIPDLFIVGYGLNYGDYFRNIPYIFSFVD, encoded by the coding sequence ATGGAAAATAAGAAAAGAAAAGTTGTATTTTCTGCAGAAGAGATACAAAATGTAGTTGATGGATTGGGAAAAAAATTGGACCAAGATTATGCAGGAGAAAAAATATTAGTTGTTTCTCTTTTGAAAGGTAGTTTTGTATTTACAGCAGATTTGGTTCGTGCGATGGAAGTGCCAACACAAATTGAGTTTATGACGACATCAAGCTATGGTCACGGTGAAGAATCAAGTGGACAAGTTAAGATAGTAAATGACTTAGATGTGGATTTAACTGATCGCCACGTACTTATTGTAGATGACATAATGGATTCAGGTCTTACTATGAAAGTTATAAAAGAGCATTTAGAGTCTAAAGGCCCTAAATCTGTAAAGACTTGTGTATTATTAGACAAGCCTGAGAGAAGAGTTGTTGAAATCGAGCCAGATTATGCAGGATTTGTTATTCCTGATTTATTTATAGTTGGATATGGACTAAATTATGGTGACTATTTTAGAAATATTCCATACATTTTTTCATTCGTAGATTAA